From a region of the Candidatus Omnitrophota bacterium genome:
- the tig gene encoding trigger factor, translating to MEGVKISEKSKTVKQLDFIIDAASAADSRKLAVQRISRSVRIEGFRAGKAPVALIEKDFGEDIRNAQESYLLSKKVYQVCDENKIIPVAPAKLTEFKWDGDKPVKFSVEVEVMPEFEAGGYKKISIKEPSVAVTDEEAEQALQNLREKAFSLEKTELSKPKKGLFIKYDLGVICAGETQKKMSRRNLTAELDEKKIFPPLWPDILKLKKGEAGEIKFTADKDFKPAEFAGKEVTYVILITEIFEKKLPPLDDSFASLFGAKNLPELRESLKKRMIMEKESEKHRSVREQITAALLKKNNFELPASLLEEEKKSLSGHLSEQYPGQDMKAVGPQIEKTAGENLRISLILGKIAEKENITVTEEELKEKLGKNYSPSTTRMKDALLTDKIFDFIIKEGNVK from the coding sequence GTGAGGATAGAGGGTTTCCGCGCGGGAAAAGCCCCTGTCGCCCTCATAGAAAAAGATTTCGGCGAAGACATCAGGAACGCCCAGGAGAGCTATCTCCTGTCAAAAAAGGTCTATCAGGTATGCGATGAGAACAAAATAATCCCTGTCGCGCCGGCGAAGCTCACTGAATTCAAGTGGGATGGCGATAAACCGGTTAAATTCTCCGTGGAAGTCGAAGTGATGCCTGAATTCGAAGCGGGCGGCTACAAAAAAATAAGCATAAAGGAGCCCTCCGTTGCCGTTACTGATGAGGAAGCGGAACAAGCCCTGCAGAATCTGCGGGAAAAGGCCTTCTCCCTGGAAAAAACAGAACTCTCAAAACCGAAAAAAGGCCTGTTCATCAAATACGACCTCGGGGTGATATGCGCCGGGGAAACACAGAAAAAAATGAGCAGGAGAAATCTCACCGCCGAACTCGACGAGAAGAAAATATTCCCGCCTCTCTGGCCGGACATACTGAAACTGAAGAAAGGCGAGGCCGGGGAAATCAAATTCACCGCCGATAAAGATTTTAAACCCGCCGAATTCGCCGGCAAGGAAGTGACATACGTCATCCTCATAACCGAAATTTTTGAAAAAAAACTGCCCCCTCTCGACGATAGTTTCGCGTCGCTCTTCGGGGCGAAAAACCTCCCTGAACTGCGGGAATCGCTCAAAAAGCGCATGATTATGGAAAAAGAATCCGAAAAACACAGGAGCGTAAGGGAGCAGATAACCGCGGCGCTGCTGAAAAAAAACAATTTTGAACTCCCCGCGTCGCTCCTTGAGGAAGAAAAAAAATCATTGAGCGGACATCTGAGCGAACAGTACCCCGGACAGGACATGAAAGCTGTCGGGCCCCAGATAGAAAAAACAGCCGGTGAAAACTTAAGGATCTCACTGATCCTCGGCAAAATCGCCGAAAAGGAAAACATAACGGTAACGGAAGAAGAACTGAAAGAGAAACTCGGCAAAAATTATTCGCCGTCCACGACCAGAATGAAAGACGCGCTGTTGACGGATAAAATTTTTGATTTTATAATCAAGGAGGGTAATGTAAAATGA